TTGCCCTCCAGCCGCAGCGGCACCACCCGGTGCGCCTCCGCCACCTTCTCCGGAATCAGGTACGCCAGGTTGGCGTCCGGCACCTGGACGTCCAGGTCCACCGTCTGCATCCCCACCTGGCTCGCCAGCGCCTCGAGGACCTGCTGCGCGGTGCAGAAGCGTTGATCCACCACCACCTGCCCCAACGGCACCCCCCACTTGCGCTGGTACGCCAACGCGGAGTGGAGCTGCAGCGCATCAATCACACCGCGCTCCAGGAGGATGTCACCCAGTCGCTTCTTCATCGTCGGTTCCCTCGGCCCCCCACCGCGGCCACCTGCCCTGCCCTCGGGTATGGCCCGGTCCAGGAAAGTCAAAATCTGTCTACGCTTCCACCCGGCGTGCGGTTTCTTCGCGGACGCCAGATGGTTCCGCGTCCGCGCCACCTTGCAAGGCGGAGGCCGCGTGCTTACTCGGCGCCCGCCCCGGCGGTGCGTGTCGTCTAGTGGATGCAGGGCCTGTCCTCAAGTGCGCGAGGAGCGCCTGGCCGTCCTCCATCCGACAGCCTCATGGGCGTCATGTCGGTGCCTTACCTAGCTTCTCCCCCATGGGCGTGATGTGCCTCGATGGGTTGGTGGGGCTCCTTCGGGAGGAGGCCGGCCGGAAGCCGGGCCTCGAGGGGATGGGTGAGCGGCTCGGGGGGCTCGTGGTGGAGCCGTCCAGCCTGAGGCCCTATCTGCACTTCGGCCGGGGCCGGTACACGCGCAACCTCGTGTACCGGGACGCGCGGCTGGAGATCATCGTCAACTGCTGGGACTCGGGCACGGCGTCGCCCATCCATGACCATGACGGGCAGGAGTGCTGGTTCAGCATCCAGGCCGGCACCTTCGTGATGGAGAACTACGCGCTGGTGGCCGGCGGGCTGGGGCCGGGCCCCGCGCGCCTGGGGCCGCCGGAGGTGGTGGGGCCGGTGGGCGTGGGCCACGTGGACTTCCGCAGCCCCGAGGCGCCCATCCACCGCGTCATCGCCCACGAGGGGCCCGCGGTGTCCCTGCACGTGTACGCGGGGCCGGTGGCGCGCTGTCTCGTGTTCGACCCGCGGCGCCAGCGGTGTGCCCTGCGGGAGCTCCGCTACGACTCCATCTTCGGACGGCCCTTGGCCCGGAAGGAGACCGCGCCCACGCTGGCCCTCTTCTGAGTCACGGCCACCCCGGACCTGGAAGGCCTCGGAAGGCCCCATTCCGCGTCCGGCCCCTACGCCCGTGCGTCCCGTCAGTACGCAAGGGCCGGCGGGGCAGTGCGGCGGGGCATGGCGGAAGGCCCGGGCCTGCGCCCTCCGCCGGGGAGAACGCCGTGCCCGGGCATGGTTCGTCGCTACTACCGGCCTGCCTCGGGCAGGGGCGCGTAGAGCGAGCCGCGCTGGTGCTCGAGCAGGCCGAGCCGCGCGCCCAGCGAGTACACCATGCGCGTGCCCTCCAGCAGGGGTGCGAAGGGGGACAGCATGCTGACGGAGGCGGCATCGTCCTCGCTGTTGTCGCCCGTCTGGCCGAGCAGCTCCGACAGCACCTCGGACGTCCCCTTCTTGCGCGGGTACTCCTCCACGTGCACGCGGGCGTCGGCGGGCAGCTTCGCCGCCTCCTTCGCCAGCGCGAGCGCCTTGGGATAGCCGCCCAGCGCGTCCACCAGCCCGTTCGCCAGCGCGTCCTCACCCGTCCAGACGCGGCCCCTGGCAATCTCCCGCAGCTTCTCCACCGGCATCTTCCGCCCGTTCGCCGCGCGCTGCGTGAAGTCCGCGTAGATGCGGTCCATCGTCGCCTGCGCCCGCGCCTCCTGCTCCGGCGTGAAGTCCGCGTCCGAGTCGTACATCGCGGCGTTGCGGCCGGCGGACACCGTCTCGAAGTTCACCCCGAGCTTCTCCCAGAAGTCCGCCGTCACGAACTTGCCCGCGTACACGCCGATGCTCCCGGTGAGCGTGCCCGGCTGCGCGACAATCTTGTCCGCGTCCATGGCGACGAAGTAGCCGCCGCTCGCGGCATACGTGCCCATGGTGACGATGACGGGCTTGCCCGCCTCGCGCGCGCGCTGCACCTCGCGGCGCACGGTGTC
This DNA window, taken from Pyxidicoccus xibeiensis, encodes the following:
- a CDS encoding cysteine dioxygenase, translated to MGVMCLDGLVGLLREEAGRKPGLEGMGERLGGLVVEPSSLRPYLHFGRGRYTRNLVYRDARLEIIVNCWDSGTASPIHDHDGQECWFSIQAGTFVMENYALVAGGLGPGPARLGPPEVVGPVGVGHVDFRSPEAPIHRVIAHEGPAVSLHVYAGPVARCLVFDPRRQRCALRELRYDSIFGRPLARKETAPTLALF